The following are encoded together in the Juglans microcarpa x Juglans regia isolate MS1-56 chromosome 2D, Jm3101_v1.0, whole genome shotgun sequence genome:
- the LOC121249620 gene encoding general transcription factor 3C polypeptide 3 isoform X1, producing MGVEDSMKVDVGEEEEEEEEEEGQEEEEEGGEEEDNDDEGEYTFRFKDGINPLDFVEDDADSGVQPYEQFERLEYEALAEKKRKSLANSQREENSKKARQEDISGAIIDEIMEAMNYGIRRKSRKPKKRGRRKGSKNKLSPEITRMLGDATLHYAHGCFEEAKSVLHEVIRLAPNLPDPYHTLGLVHNALGDDKKASNFYMISAHLKPKNSSLWKRLLTWSIEQGNIGQANYCLSKAITADPKDITLRSHRASIHVALGDYQKAAESYEQIYQLNLDNIEALKKGAKLYQKCGQLEHSVRILEDYVKSHPSEADLSVIDLLAGIFMECNSHEKALQLIEHANLTYYSGKEPPLNLTVKEGICHVHLKNLEKAEALFCVLLQKSINDHADLITEAADSLMNLEHYNSALKYYLMLEGSAEGDNGFLYLKIAQCYSSLKERLQAILFLYKALQMLEDNVNARLTLSSLLLEESKEDEAILLLTPKNLDSINLPPEKSKPWWLNEKVKLKLAHIYRAKGMLEDFVDAVFPLVRESLYVETLHPKVKVKKRLSRKVLFERVRVLDDQETENVFCGFRPVAASSDLSKAARARRLLQKKATLREKKRAEALASGADWQSDDSGDDESPQEVLREPPLPDLLKDEEHHRLIIDLCKSLASLRRYWEALEIINLTLRLAHNMLSAEKKEELRSLGAQIAYNTTDPKHGFDCVKYIVQQHPYSLAAWNCYYKVISRLENRDSRHFKFLRGMLGKLQDCVPPIIIYGHQFTMASNHQHASSKYLEAYKLLPENPLVNLCVGTSLINLALGFRLQNKHQCLAQGLAFLYNNLHLCENSQEALYNIARAYHHVGLVTLAALYYEKVLATHEKDYPIPKLPCEDPDIVENRKPGYCDLRREAAYNLHLIYKKSGAFDLARQVLKDHCTI from the exons ATGGGTGTTGAAGACAGCATGAAAGTAGatgttggggaagaagaagaagaggaagaagaagaagagggacaagaggaagaagaagaaggaggagaagaagaggacaATGATGATGAAGGGGAGTATACTTTCAGATTTAAAGATGGGATAAATCCCTTGGACTTTGTGGAAGATGATGCTGATTCTGGTGTCCAACCATATGAGCAATTCGAGCGCCTTGAGTATGAAGCTCTGGCTGAGAAAAAACGAAAATCACTTGCCAATAGTCAACG TGAAGAAAATTCAAAGAAGGCCAGGCAAGAAGATATATCTGGAGCAATCATAGATGAAATAATGGAAGCCATGAACTATGGCATTCGAAGGAAATCAAGGAAG CCTAAGAAAAGAGGTAGGCGGAAAGGGTCAAAGAATAAACTCAGCCCTGAAATTACAAGAATGCTTGGAGATGCCACTCTTCATTATGCACATGGTTGTTTTGAAGAG GCCAAATCAGTGTTGCATGAAGTTATTAGGCTAGCACCAAATTTGCCTGACCCGTATCACACCCTTGGACTTGTCCATAATGCACTTGGTGATGATAAGAAAGCCTCAAATTTCTACATGATTTCTGCGCATTTGAAACCAAAAAATTCATCCCTGTGGAAGCGGCTTCTTACCTGGTCCAT TGAACAAGGAAACATTGGTCAAGCTAATTATTGCCTTTCTAAAGCAATAACGGCGGATCCTAAGGATATTACTCTAAGATCTCATCGTGCATCAATCCATGTTGCGCTTGGAGATTATCAAAAAGCTGCAGAGTCATATGAACAAATATATCAACTTAATCTTGATAACATTGAAGCACTCAAGAAGGGGGCGAAG TTGTACCAGAAATGTGGTCAGCTTGAACATTCTGTCCGCATTCTTGAGGATTATGTTAAAAGTCATCCAAGTGAAGCTGATTTGAGTGTGATTGATCTGCTAGCTGGCATATTCATGGAATGTAATTCCCACGAAAAAGCTCTCCAACTTATTGAGCATGCAAACCTAACCTACTATTCAGGAAAAGAGCCGCCTTTGAATTTGACAGTAAAAGAAGGAATCTGTCATGTTCACCTTAAAAATTTGGAGAAGGCAGAG GCTCTCTTCTGTGTTTTGCTGCAAAAAAGCATAAATGATCATGCTGACTTGATCACTGAAGCTGCAGACTCATTGATGAATCTTGAACATTATAACTCTGCATTGAAGTACTATCTGATGTTGGAAGGAAGTGCTGAAGGTGACAAT GGTTTCTTATATCTGAAAATTGCTCAGTGTTACTCATCCTTGAAAGAAAGATTGCAAGCGATTCTCTTCTTGTACAAAG CTCTACAAATGCTTGAGGATAATGTCAATGCCAGATTAACTCTTTCTTCCCTCCTCCTGGAAGAATCTAAAGAAGATGAAGCAATATTGTTGCTTACTCCAAAAAATTTAG ACTCTATCAACCTACCTCCTGAAAAATCTAAACCATGGTGGCTGAATGAAAAGGTGAAATTGAAGCTTGCTCACATATATAGAGCTAAAGGGATGCTTGAGGACTTTGTGGATGCAGTCTTCCCTTTAGTTCGTGAGTCATTATATGTTGAAACTCTTCATCCTAAG GTTAAAGTGAAAAAGAGACTCTCAAGAAAAGTTCTGTTTGAAAGAGTAAGAGTACTGGACGATCAAGAAACGGAGAATGTATTTTGTGGATTTAGACCTGTCGCTGCCTCGTCGGATCT GTCAAAAGCTGCCAGAGCAAGGCGGTTACTTCAGAAGAAGGCAAcattaagggaaaaaaagagagcCGAGGCACTGGCTTCAGGGGCTGATTGGCAAAGTGATGATTCTGGGGATGATGAGTCTCCG CAAGAAGTGCTCCGAGAACCTCCCTTGCCTGATCTTCTGAAAGATGAAGAGCATCATCGCCTTATAATAGAT TTGTGTAAATCATTGGCTTCCTTGCGAAGATACTGGGAAGCATTGGAGATTATTAACCTCACTTTAAGATTGGCTCATAACATGCTGTCTGCAGAGAAGAAAGAGGAGCTTCGATCTCTTGGAGCTC AGATAGCATACAACACCACAGATCCTAAGCATGGATTTGActgtgtaaaatacattgttcAGCAGCATCCTTACAGCCTTGCTGCCTGGAATTGCTATTACAAAGTAATTTCAAG ACTGGAGAATCGGGATTCAAGGCATTTTAAATTTCTACGTGGTATGCTTGGTAAACTCCAAGATTGTGTACCACCCATTATCATCTATGGACATCAGTTTACCATGGCCAGCAATCATCAGCATGCTTCAAGTAAATACCTTGAAGCTTATAAACTGCTGCCAGAGAATCCATTGGTTAATCTTTGTGTTG GAACTTCCTTGATTAATTTAGCACTAGGATTCAGACTTCAAAACAAGCACCAGTGTCTTGCGCAAGGCTTGGCTTTCCTCTACAACAACTTACATCTTTGTGAAAACAGCCAG GAAGCGTTATATAACATAGCCAGGGCGTATCATCATGTTGGCCTTGTAACTCTTGCTGCCTTATATTACGAGAAAGTGCTTGCAACTCATGAGAAAGATTACCCCATACCAAAGCTTCCCTGTGAGGATCCAGACATTGTGGAAAATCGGAAGCCGGGATATTGCGACCTCCGCAGAGAAGCAGCTTATAACCTGCATCTGATCTACAAAAAGAGCGGAGCATTTGATCTTGCTAGGCAAGTCTTGAAAGATCATTGCACCATTTGA
- the LOC121249620 gene encoding general transcription factor 3C polypeptide 3 isoform X2, producing the protein MGVEDSMKVDVGEEEEEEEEEEGQEEEEEGGEEEDNDDEGEYTFRFKDGINPLDFVEDDADSGVQPYEQFERLEYEALAEKKRKSLANSQREENSKKARQEDISGAIIDEIMEAMNYGIRRKSRKPKKRGRRKGSKNKLSPEITRMLGDATLHYAHGCFEEAKSVLHEVIRLAPNLPDPYHTLGLVHNALGDDKKASNFYMISAHLKPKNSSLWKRLLTWSIEQGNIGQANYCLSKAITADPKDITLRSHRASIHVALGDYQKAAESYEQIYQLNLDNIEALKKGAKALFCVLLQKSINDHADLITEAADSLMNLEHYNSALKYYLMLEGSAEGDNGFLYLKIAQCYSSLKERLQAILFLYKALQMLEDNVNARLTLSSLLLEESKEDEAILLLTPKNLDSINLPPEKSKPWWLNEKVKLKLAHIYRAKGMLEDFVDAVFPLVRESLYVETLHPKVKVKKRLSRKVLFERVRVLDDQETENVFCGFRPVAASSDLSKAARARRLLQKKATLREKKRAEALASGADWQSDDSGDDESPQEVLREPPLPDLLKDEEHHRLIIDLCKSLASLRRYWEALEIINLTLRLAHNMLSAEKKEELRSLGAQIAYNTTDPKHGFDCVKYIVQQHPYSLAAWNCYYKVISRLENRDSRHFKFLRGMLGKLQDCVPPIIIYGHQFTMASNHQHASSKYLEAYKLLPENPLVNLCVGTSLINLALGFRLQNKHQCLAQGLAFLYNNLHLCENSQEALYNIARAYHHVGLVTLAALYYEKVLATHEKDYPIPKLPCEDPDIVENRKPGYCDLRREAAYNLHLIYKKSGAFDLARQVLKDHCTI; encoded by the exons ATGGGTGTTGAAGACAGCATGAAAGTAGatgttggggaagaagaagaagaggaagaagaagaagagggacaagaggaagaagaagaaggaggagaagaagaggacaATGATGATGAAGGGGAGTATACTTTCAGATTTAAAGATGGGATAAATCCCTTGGACTTTGTGGAAGATGATGCTGATTCTGGTGTCCAACCATATGAGCAATTCGAGCGCCTTGAGTATGAAGCTCTGGCTGAGAAAAAACGAAAATCACTTGCCAATAGTCAACG TGAAGAAAATTCAAAGAAGGCCAGGCAAGAAGATATATCTGGAGCAATCATAGATGAAATAATGGAAGCCATGAACTATGGCATTCGAAGGAAATCAAGGAAG CCTAAGAAAAGAGGTAGGCGGAAAGGGTCAAAGAATAAACTCAGCCCTGAAATTACAAGAATGCTTGGAGATGCCACTCTTCATTATGCACATGGTTGTTTTGAAGAG GCCAAATCAGTGTTGCATGAAGTTATTAGGCTAGCACCAAATTTGCCTGACCCGTATCACACCCTTGGACTTGTCCATAATGCACTTGGTGATGATAAGAAAGCCTCAAATTTCTACATGATTTCTGCGCATTTGAAACCAAAAAATTCATCCCTGTGGAAGCGGCTTCTTACCTGGTCCAT TGAACAAGGAAACATTGGTCAAGCTAATTATTGCCTTTCTAAAGCAATAACGGCGGATCCTAAGGATATTACTCTAAGATCTCATCGTGCATCAATCCATGTTGCGCTTGGAGATTATCAAAAAGCTGCAGAGTCATATGAACAAATATATCAACTTAATCTTGATAACATTGAAGCACTCAAGAAGGGGGCGAAG GCTCTCTTCTGTGTTTTGCTGCAAAAAAGCATAAATGATCATGCTGACTTGATCACTGAAGCTGCAGACTCATTGATGAATCTTGAACATTATAACTCTGCATTGAAGTACTATCTGATGTTGGAAGGAAGTGCTGAAGGTGACAAT GGTTTCTTATATCTGAAAATTGCTCAGTGTTACTCATCCTTGAAAGAAAGATTGCAAGCGATTCTCTTCTTGTACAAAG CTCTACAAATGCTTGAGGATAATGTCAATGCCAGATTAACTCTTTCTTCCCTCCTCCTGGAAGAATCTAAAGAAGATGAAGCAATATTGTTGCTTACTCCAAAAAATTTAG ACTCTATCAACCTACCTCCTGAAAAATCTAAACCATGGTGGCTGAATGAAAAGGTGAAATTGAAGCTTGCTCACATATATAGAGCTAAAGGGATGCTTGAGGACTTTGTGGATGCAGTCTTCCCTTTAGTTCGTGAGTCATTATATGTTGAAACTCTTCATCCTAAG GTTAAAGTGAAAAAGAGACTCTCAAGAAAAGTTCTGTTTGAAAGAGTAAGAGTACTGGACGATCAAGAAACGGAGAATGTATTTTGTGGATTTAGACCTGTCGCTGCCTCGTCGGATCT GTCAAAAGCTGCCAGAGCAAGGCGGTTACTTCAGAAGAAGGCAAcattaagggaaaaaaagagagcCGAGGCACTGGCTTCAGGGGCTGATTGGCAAAGTGATGATTCTGGGGATGATGAGTCTCCG CAAGAAGTGCTCCGAGAACCTCCCTTGCCTGATCTTCTGAAAGATGAAGAGCATCATCGCCTTATAATAGAT TTGTGTAAATCATTGGCTTCCTTGCGAAGATACTGGGAAGCATTGGAGATTATTAACCTCACTTTAAGATTGGCTCATAACATGCTGTCTGCAGAGAAGAAAGAGGAGCTTCGATCTCTTGGAGCTC AGATAGCATACAACACCACAGATCCTAAGCATGGATTTGActgtgtaaaatacattgttcAGCAGCATCCTTACAGCCTTGCTGCCTGGAATTGCTATTACAAAGTAATTTCAAG ACTGGAGAATCGGGATTCAAGGCATTTTAAATTTCTACGTGGTATGCTTGGTAAACTCCAAGATTGTGTACCACCCATTATCATCTATGGACATCAGTTTACCATGGCCAGCAATCATCAGCATGCTTCAAGTAAATACCTTGAAGCTTATAAACTGCTGCCAGAGAATCCATTGGTTAATCTTTGTGTTG GAACTTCCTTGATTAATTTAGCACTAGGATTCAGACTTCAAAACAAGCACCAGTGTCTTGCGCAAGGCTTGGCTTTCCTCTACAACAACTTACATCTTTGTGAAAACAGCCAG GAAGCGTTATATAACATAGCCAGGGCGTATCATCATGTTGGCCTTGTAACTCTTGCTGCCTTATATTACGAGAAAGTGCTTGCAACTCATGAGAAAGATTACCCCATACCAAAGCTTCCCTGTGAGGATCCAGACATTGTGGAAAATCGGAAGCCGGGATATTGCGACCTCCGCAGAGAAGCAGCTTATAACCTGCATCTGATCTACAAAAAGAGCGGAGCATTTGATCTTGCTAGGCAAGTCTTGAAAGATCATTGCACCATTTGA
- the LOC121249621 gene encoding chlorophyll a-b binding protein CP26, chloroplastic-like gives MDYASHHACRPIKAMNMYPTWHAHVHQLKLIVSPYFSVICIFHYNFTLNHHFTTRDLVSDNPEMASLAASTAAASLGVSEMLGNPLNFSGAARASAPTASSPATFKTVAIFSRKKAAPPPKSKSAAISSADEELAKWYGPDRRIYLPEGLLDRSEIPEYLTGEVPGDYGYDPFGLSKKPENFSKYQAYELIHARWAMLGAAGFIIPEAFNKFGANCGPEAVWFKTGALLLDGNTLNYFGKNIPINLVLAVVAEVVLVGGAEYYRIINGLDLEDKLHPGGPFDPLGLAKDPDQAAILKVKEIKNGRLAMFSMLGFFIQAYVTGEGPVENLAKHLSDPFGNNLLTVIAGSAERAPTL, from the exons ATGGATTACGCGTCCCACCATGCATGCAGACCAATCAAAGCCATGAACATGTATCCTACCTGGCATGCCCACGTCCACCAGCTCAAGCTTATAGTATCTCCTTATTTCTCCGTCATTTGCATTTTCCATTACAATTTTACTCTAAATCACCACTTCACCACAAGAGATTTAGTTTCCGACAATCCAGAAATGGCTTCTCTGGCAGCATCCACTGCAGCTGCCTCTCTTGGTGTGTCGGAAATGCTCGGAAACCCTCTCAATTTCAGTGGTGCCGCCAGGGCATCAGCTCCAACGGCCTCTAGTCCGGCCACCTTCAAGACTGTTGCTATTTTCTCCAGGAAGAAGGCTGCACCGCCTCCCAAGTCAAAGTCTGCTGCTATTTCTTCGGCCGACGAGGAGCTCGCCAAGTGGTATG GTCCTGACAGAAGAATTTACTTACCGGAAGGCCTCTTGGACAGATCTGAGATCCCGGAGTACTTGACAGGAGAAGTACCCGGAGA CTATGGTTATGATCCTTTTGGGCTGAGCAAGAAGCCAGAGAACTTCAGCAA ATATCAGGCGTATGAGTTGATTCACGCCCGCTGGGCAATGCTTGGTGCGGCCGGATTCATTATCCCAGAGGCCTTCAACAAATTCGGTGCTAACTGCGGCCCTGAGGCTGTCTGGTTCAAG ACAGGAGCACTACTCCTTGATGGGAACACCTTGAATTACTTTGGGAAGAACATCCCCATCAATCTTGTTCTTGCTGTCGTTGCTGAGGTTGTTCTTGTTGGTGGTGCAGAGTATTACAGAATTATCAATGGCTTG GATTTGGAGGACAAGCTTCACCCAGGTGGACCTTTTGATCCATTAGGGCTTGCAAAGGACCCTGACCAAGCTGCAATTCTAAAGGTGAAGGAGATAAAGAATGGCAGACTTGCAATGTTTTCTATGTTGGGTTTCTTCATTCAAGCTTATGTCACCGGAGAAGGTCCAGTGGAAAACCTTGCAAAACATCTCAGTGATCCTTTTGGCAACAACTTGCTCACAGTCATAGCTGGATCTGCGGAAAGAGCTCCAACCCTGTAA
- the LOC121249622 gene encoding uncharacterized protein ycf45 has product MNSTTTVLSAKPSFSLKPSLNPLINLNWLSLENSHSCLRLGPRMSLAGIAFCQAPSDVAAHIMVQDDLDAFLQILPCDLRDNLLNEPRRGQLLEVILDLDRFPEARYLGEFGGCYLRNTKVSVKELEHAQKSVGAFGGDNRAGIEGTLHRISAIRSRKGAIVGLTCRVGRAVSGQVDMVYDLLQYGKSILFVGKPGVGKTTVMREIARVLADEFHKRVVIVDTSNEIGGDGNIPHSAIGGARRMQVPEPSMQHRVMIEAVENHMPEVIMVDEIGTEAETHACRSIARRGVMLIGTAHGERLENIIKNPTLSDLVGGVETVTLGDVEARARSCQKTVLERQAPPTFDFLIEMRDRHYWVTQQTEKSVDMLLRGKNPQVEVRRRDKMFKVVIEKSKAYDKYDS; this is encoded by the exons ATGAATTCAACGACGACAGTATTGTCGGCCAAGCCCTCCTTCTCACTGAAACCAAGCCTAAATCCACTCATCAACCTCAACTGGTTGTCTTTGGAAAATAGTCATTCTTGTCTCCGGTTGGGACCACGCATGAGTCTTGCCGGCATCGCATTCTGTCAAGCACCATCGGACGTTGCTGCCCATATAATGGTGCAGGATGATCTCGACGCTTTCTTGCAG ATTCTTCCATGTGATTTGCGTGACAATCTTCTGAATGAACCCAGGAGAGGTCAACTTTTAGAG GTTATATTGGATCTGGATCGTTTTCCAGAAGCACGCTATCTAGGTGAATTTGGGGGCTGCTATCTGAGGAATACAAAG GTGTCAGTGAAAGAGTTGGAGCATGCTCAAAAGTCTGTTGGAGCATTTGGGGGCGATAATAGAGCTGGCATTGAAGGCACCCTGCACAGGATATCTGCAATCAGGAGTAGGAAAGGGGCAATAGTTGGTTTGACTTGCCGAGTTGGTAGGGCAGTCAGTGGACAAGTTGACATGGTTTATGATCTGCTTCAGTATGGGAAGAGCATCTTGTTTGTTGGAAA GCCTGGGGTTGGCAAAACAACGGTTATGCGAGAGATTGCCCGCGTCTTGGCAGATGAATTTCACAAAAGAGTG GTGATTGTTGATACAAGCAATGAAATCGGAGGGGATGGAAACATTCCACATTCAGCAATTGGAGGTGCAAGAAGAATGCAGGTACCAGAACCATCCATGCAACATAGAGTCATGATCGAGGCAGTAGAGAATCATATGCCCGAGGTGATCATGGTTGATGAGATTGGCACAGAAGCTGAAACTCATGCTTGTCGCTCAATTGCCAGGAGAGGTGTCATGCTTATTGGTACTGCTCATGGAGAGCggcttgagaatataataaagAACCCTACTCTCTCTGACCTG GTTGGGGGAGTGGAAACTGTCACTTTGGGAGATGTTGAAGCCCGTGCTAGAAGTTGTCAGAAAACTGTTCTAGAAAGGCAAGCTCCTCCAACATTTGATTTCTTGATTGAGATGAGAGACAGGCACTATTGGGTTACACAGCAG ACAGAGAAGAGTGTGGACATGTTGCTTCGAGGCAAAAACCCTCAGGTTGAG GTCAGGAGGAGGGATAAAATGTTCAAGGTTGTCATAGAAAAATCAAAGGCCTATGACAAATACgactcttga
- the LOC121249623 gene encoding reticuline oxidase-like, with protein sequence MVNSQINPFPSVMIFIFLFSVVPAYCLPAALTANLTFCLTLHGINNFATFPDVEDDHSNYFELLKFSIQNLRFTKSTIPKPMAIILPESLEQLLNTFLCSRKEGPWEIRVRCGGHSYEGTSYVATDEVPFVVIDMRNLTQVSVDLESETAWVEGGATLGETYYAIANSSNSHGFSAGSCPTVGISGHIGGGGFGLLSRKYGVAADNVVDALLIDARGRLLDREGMGEEVFWAIRGGGGGVWGIVYAWKIQLLKVPQVVTSFTVPRPGSKLQVAELVYKWQYVAPYLENDFYLSCFVGAGLPQSVTTGISAAFNGFYLGPRSEAISILKNMFPELDIAEEDCMEMSWIESILFFSGLSNGSSVSDLTKRYLQDRGYFKGKSDYVRVQIPLTGIMAVLNLLEKEPKGQVILDPYGGFMQSVSSESIPFPHREGNLFSIQYLVTWQDEDKNKSSMYMDWIRELYNLTTPFVSAGPRASYINYMDLDLGETELVINTSVPFGDTVENARVWGEKYFLNNFARLVSVKTSIDPDNVFRNQQGIPPMSRASFKAEK encoded by the coding sequence ATGGTGAACTCCCAGATAAACCCATTTCCTTCAGTCATGATCTTTATCTTCCTGTTCTCTGTTGTTCCAGCTTATTGTTTACCTGCAGCACTAACAGCCAACCTCACTTTTTGTTTGACTCTTCATGGCATTAACAACTTCGCCACATTCCCCGACGTTGAAGATGATCACTCAAATTACTTTGAGCTCctcaaattttcaattcaaaatctcaGGTTCACAAAGTCCACGATTCCTAAGCCAATGGCCATTATACTTCCGGAGAGTCTGGAGCAGCTACTGAACACTTTTTTGTGCTCCAGAAAAGAAGGGCCGTGGGAAATTAGAGTGAGGTGCGGTGGACACAGCTATGAAGGGACTTCTTACGTTGCCACTGATGAGGTTCCATTTGTAGTTATTGACATGAGGAATTTGACCCAAGTTTCGGTGGATTTGGAATCCGAAACGGCATGGGTGGAAGGTGGCGCAACTCTTGGTGAGACGTACTATGCCATTGCTAATTCAAGCAACAGCCATGGATTCTCAGCTGGGTCATGTCCTACTGTAGGAATTAGTGGGCATATTGGTGGTGGTGGATTTGGATTGTTGTCGAGGAAATATGGAGTTGCAGCGGATAATGTGGTGGATGCGCTTCTTATTGATGCTAGAGGACGATTGTTAGACAGGGAAGGCATGGGAGAGGAAGTGTTTTGGGCAATTAGAGGAGGTGGTGGGGGTGTTTGGGGGATTGTCTATGCTTGGAAAATCCAGTTGTTGAAAGTGCCACAGGTTGTGACCAGTTTCACAGTCCCAAGACCAGGCAGCAAGCTCCAGGTAGCTGAGTTAGTATACAAGTGGCAATATGTTGCGCCCTACTTAGAAAATGACTTTTATCTGTCATGTTTCGTTGGTGCTGGTCTACCACAAAGTGTAACAACTGGAATATCCGCTGCATTTAACGGGTTTTATCTGGGTCCTAGAAGCGAAGCCATATCCattctaaaaaatatgtttCCTGAGCTGGATATTGCGGAAGAAGATTGCATGGAAATGAGTTGGATTGAATCAATCTTATTCTTCTCCGGCCTAAGCAATGGGAGCTCAGTGTCTGACTTGACAAAAAGGTATCTGCAAGACAGAGGATATTTCAAGGGCAAATCAGACTACGTGAGAGTCCAAATACCTTTAACGGGCATAATGGCGGTCCTGAATTTACTTGAAAAAGAGCCCAAAGGACAAGTCATCTTAGACCCTTACGGTGGGTTTATGCAAAGTGTAAGCAGTGAATCCATCCCTTTTCCTCATAGAGAAGGAAATCTCTTTTCAATTCAGTATCTGGTGACTTGGCAAGATgaagataaaaacaaaagcaGCATGTACATGGATTGGATAAGAGAACTATATAATTTGACGACACCATTTGTTTCAGCGGGTCCTAGGGCTTCCTATATTAATTACATGGACCTTGACCTTGGAGAGACCGAACTGGTTATAAATACTAGTGTTCCATTTGGGGATACTGTAGAGAATGCTAGGGTCTGGGGTGAAAAATACTTCTTGAATAACTTTGCTAGGTTGGTAAGTGTCAAAACAAGTATTGATCCAGACAATGTCTTCAGAAATCAGCAAGGTATTCCTCCAATGTCCCGGGCCAGTTTCAAAGCTGAGAAATAA
- the LOC121249624 gene encoding uncharacterized protein LOC121249624 has product MARVGALSPSQSFLCAKTKHSVSPLFYSSVSCSRDRVRRQFGSIRAETMATEKLGIKIEKNPPESKLTELGIRKWPKWGCPPSKFPWTYDTKETCYLLEGKVKVTPDGASESVEIGAGDLVEFPKGMSCTWDVSVGVDKHYNMG; this is encoded by the exons ATGGCGCGTGTTGGTGCTCTATCACCAAGccagtctttcctatgtgcCAAAACCAAACACTCCGTATCACCTCTTTTCTATTCTTCCGTGAGCTGTTCGAGAGACAGGGTTAGGCGGCAGTTTGGTTCAATTAGAGCGGAGACCATGGCCACTGAGAAACTGGGAATCAAGATCGAGAAGAACCCACCCGAATCCAAGCTCACCGAACTCGGTATCAGAAAATGGCCCAA GTGGGGTTGCCCTCCAAGCAAATTCCCATGGACATATGATACTAAAGAGACTTGCTATCTGCTTGAAGGAAAAGTGAAGGTTACGCCTGATGGGGCTTCTGAGTCGGTGGAGATAGGTGCTGGTGACTTGGTCGAGTTCCCAAAAGGAATGAGCTGCACTTGGGATGTCTCAGTAGGTGTGGATAAGCATTATAATATGGGCTAG
- the LOC121249625 gene encoding probable fructokinase-5: MTMSATSPSPSIVAFGEMLIDFVPDVAGVSLAESTAFLKAPGGAPANVACAITKLGGNSAFIGTLGDDEFGHMLVDILKKNEVNTDGVCFDPDARTALAFVTPKKNGEREFMFYRNPSADMLLKESELNIGLIKRAKIFHYGSISLISKPCRSAHIAAMKAAKEAGILLSYDPNVRLPLWPSADAARDGIKSIWDQADFIKVSDEEVQFLTHGDPGKEDVVLRLWHDNLKLLVVTDGEKGCRYFTKSFKGKVAGFSVNTVDTTGAGDAFVGALLVSMAIDDTTSCIFHDEGKLREALTFANACGAICTTKKGAIPALPSTFQAHELINKSKA; this comes from the exons ATGACAATGTCAGCAACGAGTCCAAGCCCATCGATCGTAGCATTTGGCGAGATGCTCATCGATTTTGTGCCTGACGTGGCTGGAGTTTCCTTGGCTGAGTCTACTGCTTTCCTCAAAGCACCCGGCGGTGCTCCTGCCAATGTTGCTTGTGCCATCACCAAGCTTGGCGGTAACTCTGCCTTTATTGGCACG TTGGGAGATGATGAGTTTGGGCACATGCTAGTAGATATCTTGAAGAAGAACGAGGTGAACACAGACGGGGTGTGTTTTGATCCGGATGCCAGAACTGCACTGGCATTTGTGACTCCGAAGAAGAACGGGGAGAGGGAGTTCATGTTTTATAGAAATCCTAGTGCGGACATGCTTCTAAAAGAGTCCGAGCTAAACATTGGTCTCATCAAGCGGGCCAAGATCTTCCATTATGGATCCATAAGCCTGATATCTAAGCCATGCAGGTCGGCTCACATTGCAGCCATGAAAGCTGCTAAGGAAGCCGGCATATTGCTTTCATATGATCCAAACGTGCGGCTACCTCTGTGGCCTTCTGCTGATGCTGCTAGAGATGGAATCAAGAGTATCTGGGATCAAGCTGATTTCATcaag gtaagcGATGAAGAGGTTCAATTCCTAACCCACGGAGACCCCGGCAAAGAAGATGTCGTTCTGAGGCTATGGCATGATAACCTCAAGCTGCTCGTCGTTACCGATGGAGAGAAGGGATGTAGATACTTCACTAAg AGCTTCAAGGGAAAGGTGGCTGGGTTCTCGGTGAATACTGTTGACACAACTGGTGCTGGGGATGCTTTTGTTGGTGCTCTTTTGGTTTCCATGGCGATTGATGATACTACTAGCTGCATCTTTCAT GATGAAGGAAAACTAAGGGAGGCGTTGACATTTGCAAATGCTTGTGGAGCAATTTGTACTACAAAGAAGGGAGCAATTCCAGCTCTTCCATCCACCTTCCAAGCTCATGAGCTCATTAACAAGTCTAAGGCCTAA